A genomic window from Aquila chrysaetos chrysaetos chromosome 9, bAquChr1.4, whole genome shotgun sequence includes:
- the ZNF687 gene encoding zinc finger protein 687, protein MGDMKTPDFDDLLAAFDIPDIDTNEAIHSGHEEADAHIKQVPGEPGPPDHVLPHTDITAVSVIVKNTVCPEQLDALDGRSKDGHVIGPRLLQNGFGATEMPRSPTSRSVEAVASSNGECWVKEKGPKPLDIFAHFSPDPNEDNAANLIDRPRECKPKEKSLAVPSLSPSPTPSLDCKEPMGESTENLAPAFPQSFETSQAGGANGSPPTIPCIKKEESDSEEVGHEASPKGLAAALGDSPLDHLKSVTVRYSTDDSPITSWPGSDPNLDSSTSNLPEVKRSPASPREPFFKPSSPVVQSPRLPTSPKQLDNITLKEEQEVLEKSMGSPQSMSSAEEEEEEEDNNNDSPSSNSSRPLKVRIKTIKTSCGSITRTVTRVSSDSEPGSTKGPAEQSSQETSLEGAGFSASAEKEEGIMLEMPKEKMELSSPLKTAEGPKIVSVQLGNGTKLKGTVLPVSTIQNASSAMLIAASVAQQKSVVLPAKTGKAMAKNIINLVPQNLPKADTRTNISTVTQTTTITTTANQKVNGTTVVMVQPQKPSPTIAGTVISRSQSSLVEAFNKILNSKNLLPTYKPNLNPPADASLTLPPFGYRCLECGDSFALEKSLARHYDRRSMRIEVTCNHCTKRLVFFNKCSLLLHAREHKDKGLVMQCSHLVMRPIALDQMIGQPDITPLVSVTSFPASKVTGVAQDALATANGAQDLPILPLSNSSEQTNYSCFRCLECKEQCKDKAGLAAHFQQAVTTGTTSSTVCTTCPMIMSNRCSFNAHQRMHKNRPPHVCPECGGNFLLANFEAHLKEACLHFSRRVGYRCPSCAVVFGGVNSIKSHIQTSHCEVFHKCPICPMAFKSAPSAHAHVYTQHPGFSNQQSKMIYKCAMCDTVFTHKPLLSSHFDQHLLNQRVSVFKCPDCPLLFAQKRTMLEHLKNTHQPQKPKEDLAKKAAVLLTPKQEPVETPVSKISEESSSSTEEDEPPSSPELRKTKRSRFQRKTVNKSKGSGWTCGVCHSWFPERDEYVSHMKKDHGKSVKKFPCHLCERSFCSAPSLRRHVRVNHEGIKRVYPCRYCTEGKRTFSSRLILEKHIQVRHGIKATDQTKSQEVIIARIGTGTTQVSSRKRKLSSDEGDSCSEEPDSTTPPSKNPKGDRKAPFRCRKCGYLASSSADFQEHIPQHRTDESSHQCRECGLCFTSQVSLNRHRFITHKKKKGVSEMEEPGPRSPLEGGAQHAADGKLSCKVCGRCFDSQLNLKTHFRTHGMAFIRARQNASPEN, encoded by the exons ATGGGTGACATGAAAACTCCAGACTTTGATGACCTTCTGGCAGCTTTTGATATTCCTGACATTGACACAAACGAGGCCATCCATTCTGGCCACGAGGAAGCTGACGCTCACATCAAGCAAGTCCCCGGGGAGCCGGGACCCCCTGACCACGTCCTCCCCCACACGGACATCACTGCTGTCAGCGTGATTGTGAAGAACACTGTCTGCCCCGAGCAGCTCGATGCCCTGGATGGGCGCAGTAAAGATGGGCATGTCATTGGGCCCCGCTTGCTGCAGAATGGCTTTGGGGCCACCGAGATGCCCAGGTCCCCCACCTCTAGGTCTGTGGAAGCTGTGGCATCCTCCAACGGGGAGTGTTGGGTGAAGGAAAAAGGCCCCAAACCCCTGGATATCTTCGCCCATTTTAGCCCTGATCCCAATGAAGACAACGCTGCCAACCTGATTGACAGACCGCGGGAGTGCAAGCCGAAAGAGAAATCCCTCGCCGTGCCCTCCCTCTCACCCTCTCCCACCCCATCGCTGGACTGCAAAGAGCCCATGGGAGAGAGCACAGAGAACCTGGCCCCGGCTTTCCCACAGTCCTTCGAAACAAGCCAGGCAGGGGGTGCAAATGGGTCCCCTCCTACCATCCCCTGCATCAAAAAAGAGGAGTCTGACTCGGAGGAGGTGGGCCACGAAGCCAGCCCGAAGGGTTTGGCTGCAGCCTTGGGTGACAGTCCCTTGGATCACCTGAAATCAGTCACTGTTCGCTACTCCACGGATGATTCTCCCATCACATCCTGGCCCGGTTCTGACCCAAACCTTGACAGCAGCACCAGCAACCTTCCTGAAGTGAAACGCTCACCCGCCAGCCCCCGGGAGCCGTTCTTCAAACCTTCCTCGCCAGTGGTACAAAGCCCCAGACTCCCCACTTCTCCAAAGCAGCTGGACAATATCACCCTCAAGGAAGAGCAAGAAGTTCTGGAGAAGTCGATGGGAAGTCCACAGAGTATGTCCagtgctgaggaagaggaggaggaagaagataaCAACAATGATTCCCCTTCTTCCAATTCCTCGCGGCCCCTGAAAGTGCGgattaaaaccatcaaaacatCTTGTGGCAGCATCACCCGGACAGTGACCAGGGTGTCATCAGATTCAGAGCCGGGCTCCACCAAGGGGCCAGCCGAGCAGAGCTCTCAGGAGACCTCTCTTGAGGGTGCTGGCTTCTCGGCATcggcagagaaagaggaagggatCATGCTGGAGATGCCCAAGGAGAAAATGGAGCTCTCCAGCCCCTTGAAAACTGCTGAGGGGCCAAAAATCGTCAGTGTTCAGCTTGGCAATGGCACCAAGCTCAAAGGGACTGTCCTGCCTGTCTCCACCATCCAGAATGCCAGCAGCGCCATGCTGATCGCTGCCAGCGTGGCTCAGCAAAAATCCGTGGTGCTGCCAGCAAAGACGGGTAAAGCCATGGCCAAGAACATCATCAATCTGGTGCCGCAGAACCTGCCCAAAGCTGACACCAGGACCAACATCAGCACTGTGACGCAgaccaccaccatcaccaccacgGCCAACCAAAAAGTCAACGGCACCACAGTTGTGATGGTGCAGCCGCAGAAGCCTTCCCCTACCATTGCGGGCACGGTCATTTCCCGGAGCCAGTCCAGCCTCGTGGAAGCCTTTAACAAGATCCTCAACAGTAAAAACCTCTTGCCAACATACAAACCCAACCTGAATCCTCCAGCTGATGCAAGCCTCACCCTGCCTCCCTTCGGCTACCGCTGCCTGGAGTGCGGGGACTCCTTCGCCCTGGAGAAGAGCTTGGCTCGCCACTATGACCGGCGAAGCATGCGCATAGAGGTAACCTGCAACCACTGCACCAAACGCCTCGTCTTCTTCAACAAGTGCAGTTTGCTCCTGCATGCCCGGGAGCACAAGGACAAAGGCCTGGTGATGCAGTGCTCCCATTTGGTCATGAGGCCAATTGCTCTAGATCAAATGATCGGACAGCCGGACATCACCCCCCTGGTCTCAGTGACCTCCTTCCCGGCTAGCAAAGTGACTGGTGTGGCTCAGGATGCCTTGGCCACAGCCAACGGGGCTCAGGACCTCCCCATCTTGCCTCTGAGCAACAGCTCGGAGCAGACCAACTACAGCTGCTTCAGGTGCCTGGAGTGCAAAGAGCAATGCAAAGACAAAGCTGGGCTGGCTGCGCATTTCCAGCAGGCAGTGACCACGGGGACGACCAGCAGCACG GTTTGTACCACGTGTCCCATGATCATGTCCAATCGCTGCAGCTTTAACGCCCACCAGCGGATGCACAAAAACCGGCCTCCCCACGTCTGCCCCGAGTGCGGAGGGAATTTCCTCCTGGCGAACTTCGAGGCCCACCTGAAGGAGGCCTGCCTGCACTTCTCCCGCAGAGTGGGGTACAG gtgtcccagctgtgctgtggtCTTCGGCGGGGTCAACTCCATCAAGTCCCACATCCAGACCTCCCATTGCGAGGTGTTCCACAAGTGCCCCATCTGCCCCATGGCGTTCAAGTCAGCCCCCAGCGCCCACGCGCATGTCTACACGCAGCACCCCGGCTTCAGCAATCAGCAGTCCAA AATGATTTACAAGTGTGCAATGTGCGACACGGTCTTCACCCACAagcctctgctctcctcccactTCGATCAGCATCTGCTCAATCAGCGGGTCAGCGTCTTCAAGTGTCCAGACTGCCCGCTGCTCTTCGCCCAGAAGCGTaccatgctggagcacctcaaG aacaCTCATCAGCCCCAGAAACCCAAGGAAGACCTGGCAAAGAAGGCGGCTGTCCTGCTCACGCCAAAGCAGGAGCCTGTCGAAACCCCTGTGTCCAAGATCTCAGAGGAGTCGTCATCCTCCACGGAGGAGGATgagccccccagctccccggAGCTGCGTAAGACCAAGCGAAGCCGCTTCCAGCGCAAGACGGTCAACAAGTCGAAGGGCAGTGGGTGGACGTGCGGTGTTTGCCACTCCTGGTTCCCAGAGCGTGACGAATACGTCTCCCACATGAAGAAGGACCACGGCAAG TCGGTGAAGAAGTTCCCGTGCCACCTGTGCGAGCGTTCGTTCTGCTCCGCTCCGAGCCTCCGGAGACACGTGCGAGTGAATCATGAAGGGATCAAGCGCGTCTATCCCTGCCG GTACTGCACAGAGGGCAAAAGGACCTTCAGCAGCCGGCTCATCCTGGAGAAACACATCCAGGTGCGACACGGGATCAAGGCGACCGACCAGACGAAGAGCCAGGAGGTCATTATTGCCCGGATAGGGACCGGCACCACGCAG GTGTCCAGTCGGAAGCGGAAGCTGTCCTCGGATGAGGGCGACTCGTGCAGCGAGGAGCCTGACAGCACCACCCCTCCCTCCAAAAACCCCAAGGGCGACCGCAAGGCCCCCTTCCGGTGCCGAAAATGTGGTTACCTcgccagcagctcagctgactTCCAGGAACACATCCCCCAGCACCGGACTGACGAGAGCTCCCACCAGTGCCGGGAGTGTGGGCTCTGCTTCACCTCCCAGGTCTCCCTCAACCGCCACCGCTTCATCACCCACAAGAAGAAGAAGGGAGTGAGCGAGATGGAGGAGCCGGGGCCCCGGAGCCCCCTGGAAGGAGGCGCTCAGCACGCGGCCGACGGCAAGCTCTCCTGCAAGGTGTGTGGACGGTGCTTTGACAGTCAGCTCAACCTCAAGACGCACTTCCGCACCCACGGCATGGCCTTCATCCGTGCCAGGCAGAACGCGAGCCCTGAAAACTAG